The Catellatospora citrea DNA segment CCAGCAGCAGCGGCATGGTGCCCAGCTTGTTGACGGCCGGGATCAGCGAGGACGAGGCGCAGGCGCGGGCGACCTCCTCGATGACGATCGCGGTGGCGAGCGCGTCCGCGCCGGCCCCGCCGTACTCCTCGGGGATGTGCGGAGCGTGGAAGTCCGAGGCTCGCAGCGCATCGAAGCTGGCCTGCGGGAACTCGCTCGTTTCGTCTGCTTCAGCGGCGTGCGGGGCGACCTTGGCGTCGCAGACCTCCCGCACCGCCTCGCGGATCGCCACGTGCTCCTCGGAGAGCTGGTACAGCGCGAACACCCGAGACCTCCTCTGAACCGTCTTTCATATGGGGCGTACCGGTCGGTAGCTTAACGCTCGATCAGCAAAGGTCGTCCAGCGCCTGCCGCTAAACTTTCTTTGGGGTGGTCAAAGGCGTAGGCTCTCCAACTGCTCAAACCTGATGCCCCCACCCCTTGCGGATCAAGGAGACGAGAAGCGTGACGCTCCCGTACGCGAGCCAGCCTGCCCCGGTCACCCCGCCGTCAGGCGCCGCCCGGCCCCGACTGACGTTCATCGGCACCGGTTACCTGGGAGCCACCTACGCGATCTGCTATGCCGAACTCGGTTACGAGGTCATCGGGTTCGACGTGGACGTCGACAAGATCGAGAAGCTGGGCAAGGGCGAGGTGCCCTTCCACGAGCCCGGGCTCGACGAGATGCTGCGTCGCAACCTGGCCGCCGGCCGGCTGCGCTTCACCACGTCGTACCAGGAGACGGCCGACTTCGGTGACGTCCACTTCATCTGCGTGGGCACCCCGCAGCGCGCCAGCGGCCTGGGCGCCGACCTCACCTACGTCGAGGCGTCGGTCAGCAACCTGGCCCAGCACCTCAGCCGCAAGGCCCTGATCGTCGGCAAGTCCACCGTGCCGGTGGGCACCGCCGAGTGGGTGGAGCAGCTGGTCGCCAAGCACGCCCGCCCGGAGCTGGCCGTCGAGGTCGCCTGGAGCCCCGAGTTCCTGCAGGAGGGCTTCGCCGTCGACGACGTCATGCGGCCCAACCGCATCGTCGTGGCCACCAAGACCGAGTGGTCGAACTCGCTGCTGCACGCCGCCCACAAGGGCGTCTTCGACCTGGCCGCCACCGAGGACCGCGAGGTGCCGGTGGTCTCCACCGACTTCGCCACCGCCGAGCTGGTCAAGGTCGCGGCGAACTCGTTCCTCGCCACCAAGATCTCCTTCATCAACGCGATGGCCGAGGTCTGCGAGGTCGCCGGCGGTGACATCACCCAGCTGGCTCGCGCGCTCGGCTACGACCCGCGCATCGGCAACCGCTTCCTGCAGTCGGGCGTCGGCTTCGGCGGCGGCTGCCTGCCCAAGGACATCCGGGCCTTCCAGGCCCGCGCCCAGGAGCTGGGCGCCGGCGAGGCGCTGCGCTTCCTGCACGAGGTCGACCTGATCAACCTGCGCCGTCGCCAGCGGGTGCTGAACCTGGCCGCCGGCCTGCTCGGTCGCAAGTTCGGCCCGGCCGGCCCGGACCTTTCCGGCGCGCGCATCGCCGTGCTCGGCGCGACCTTCAAGCCCAACTCCGACGACGTACGCGACGCGCCGGCGCTCGCCGTGGCGGCCATGCTGTCCCGCGCCGGTGCCGCGGTGCACGTGTACGACCCGCAGGGCATGGAGAACGCGAAGCGGGCGCTGCCCGAGGTCGAGTACGCCAAGTCGATGGTGGACGCCGTCACCGACGCCGACCTGGTCTGCGTGCTCACCGAGTGGGCCGAGTTCCGCAACGCCGACCCGGTCGCCCTCGGCGAGGTCGCCGCGACGAAGCTCGTCGTCGACGGGCGCAACTGCCTCGACGCGACCGCCTGGAAGTCCGCGGGCTGGACGCTGCGCGCGCTGGGCCGCCCGACGGTCTGACGTTCATGCGAAAGGGCCCGTCCGCGATATGCGGACGGGCCCTTTCGCATGCGTGACGCGTCGCGCGGCCCACCGATCCACTAGCTGACTGAAATGGGGCTTTTCAAAGGTCACTCCTATTAGGCATGCTGCTGCTGAGTGGATCCATACGCCGCGTCGTGTCCGCTAGTGGCTCGTCCCGACGGCCCGCCTGGACGGCGGGCCGTCGAGGACTCCCCACCAGCGTCCGGTGACGTGCCGGGAGTCGGAGGTAGCCATGGCTGCGGCCACCAGCACGTGCTCGATGTGTGGCCGGGAACGTGATCCCTCGGTGCGCTGCCCGCACTGCGGCAACACGCCTGAGCAGCTCGCGGCCGAGGTGTCCCGGCTCAACAAGGCCATCGCCGACATGAACGCCGAGGACCTGCGCCTGTCCGGCGAGCGCAAGAAGCTGAGCAGCAAGCTGCAGGCGGCGCTGTACCAGCGCGACATCCTCGCCCACGCCGAGGCGCAGCGGCAGAAGAAGGCAGCGCCCAAGCAGCGCCGCTGGCTGCCGCGCCCGCCCGGCGCGCAGGCTCCGGCCGCGCCGCCGGGCACCCTGCCCCCGGATGCGCCGACCACCGGCACCACCACCGCCGACGAGTCCGGCGTGCCCCGGCAGGCGCCCACGGTCCCCCGCGAGCGCACCGCACCGCGCGACGGCGGCACCCGGCCGGAGGGCACGGGACGGCCGGGGGGCACGGCGCGGCGGGAGGGCGGCACGCGGGTCGCGCCGCTGCCGCCGTCGCTGTCCGAGCCGCCGCCCGAGGCGTCCGCGCGCTCGGTGCAGAACATCATGCTCGCGCTGGGTTCGCTGCTGCTCGGCATCGCCGCGGTGGTGTTCGCCGCCGTCGCGCTGAGCAACGTCGCCCCCGGCATCCGGCTCACCGTGCTGGCGCTGGCCACCGCCCTGCTGCTCGGCATCGCGCCGAGCCTGGTCCGGGGCGGGTTGTCGGCGACCGCCGAGGCGCTGGCCGCGGTCGGCCTGGCCCTGCTGCCGGTCGACGGCTACCTGCTGGCGCAGCTCAGCCTGATCGACACGTCGCTGATGGTCGTCGCCGGGCTGGTCTTCGCCGCCACGGCCGCGATTGCCTACCTGTATCACCGGGCCACCGGCCTGACCATCCCCCGGTACGCGGTGGTGATCGCCATCCAGCCGGTGCTGCCGCTGCTGCTGTACGACCTGATCAACGGTCCGGCCGGCTGGGCGGTGGTGCTGACCGTGGTCGCCGCGCAGAACGCCGTGCTCGCGCGCGCCGTCGAGCTGGCCAACGTCCCCGCCCGCCCCGGCCCGCCACCGCGCCTGGCCACTCCCGCCACCGCGGGCGCCCCGACCACCGTTCCTCCGCCGGACACGACGTCGGACTCGCAGGCCGCGGCCGGCGACGACACCGCGACGGCGGCCCGGCCCACGCGGACCCCCGGGCTGCCGGAGGGCCTGGCCACCTTCATGCGGCGACCCGAAACCGCCGCCACGGCGACCCGGCGGTCCGCGTTCTGGCTGCGCGAACTGGCCTGGGTGCTGCACGGGCTGGCCATCGCCGCCGCCACCGTGTACGCCGTGGCCGCCCTGCTCACCGCCGACACGGTGCCGTCGGTCCTGCGCGCCTCGGCGACGCTGCTGCTGGCGGTCGGGGTGGCGCTGGTCGGCGCGCTGATGCTGCGCCGGGCGCCGCTCAACGAGCTCGCCGCCGGGGCCATGGTGCTGGCCGTCATCGGCTCCGCGGCACGGGTCGCCGTGGTCGCCCTGCCCGACCGGGCGCTGCTGGTCATCGCCGCCGCCGTGGCGATCACCGGCCTGGGCGTACGGGCCATCCCGGAGCCGACCCGACGCGGCCCGCAGCTCGCCTCCACGCTCGCCCTGATCGTGATCAGCCTGTTCACCGCGGGCAGCGCGCTGCGCGCGGCGCTCGCCCCGGTCACCGCGGCGTGGCCTTTCGGCAGCGCCGACGTGGCCGGGTTCGCCGCCGAGATCGCGCAGCGCGCCGGGCACCCCGGCTGGCCGCTGGTCGCCACGATCGCACTGCTCACCATCGCGGCCGCGCTGGCGCTGCCGGCCGCCTGGCGGCACGAGACCGTGGTGGCGGGCGCGGCGCTCACCGCGCTTGCCGCACCGGCCTCGCTGGGGCTGGACTGGGTGGCCACCCAGTGGCTGCTGGCCGCCGCCGCGATCGCGCTGCTGGCCGCCGGGATCGGCGTCGCGGGGATCGGCTCCGCCGAGGGCGGCGCGCCCTGGGCCGCGGCCACGCCCCGGGCGGCCCGCGCCCATCTGATCACGTCGTTCCTGGTCGGTGCCACGGCGGTCGGCGTCGCGCTGGCGCACACCTGGTCCACCGCCGGGCTGATGGTCGCGTACACCCTGGCGGGTGTGCTGCTCGCGGCGGCGCAGCGGGTGCTGCCCACGCCGCCGGCGACCGGGCTGCTCGGCGACGCCGCGGCCGGGGCCGCCGCGTTCGCCGCGCCGGTCGCGGTCGGCACCGGCGTGCTCACCGTCTTCCCGACGGCCGGGGAACAGGTCGCGCTCGCCGCCGCCTTCCTCGCCTGTGCCGCCACCCTGGCCCTGGTCGCGGCCCGCCTGGTCGCGCACCGCCGCATCGGCACCCCGCTCTCGCTCGGCGCGGGCCTGGGCGCGTTGGTCGTGGCCGGGGCGGCGTTCGGCACGGCCGGGGCGGGCGTGCTCGACGCCGGGCTGGGCGCGCTGCTGCTCGTCTCGGCGATCCTGCTGGCCCTGGCCCAGTCCATCGACTCCGGCCGCCGCGCCGACCGCGCCCTCGACGGCGCGGACTTCGCCGCCGCGGCGGTCACCACGGCGCTGATCGCCGCCCTGGCCCGGGTCGCGCACCTGGTCGCCCCGCAGTACTGGCTGGTGCTGTCGGCGCTGCTGGTGCTCGCGGTGGGGGTCGCCGTCCGGCTGCTCCCGCAGGAGCTGCGTCGCGGGCCCGTCGCGGGCAGCGCGATGGCCGGCGGCATCCTCGTGCTCATCGCGGGCTACCCGGCGCTGGCCGGCGGGATCAAGGCGCTCGCCCTGCCCGGTGAGCTGTGGGCCGCCGACCTGGCGCCGGTCGGCGGCGGGGTGGAGTTCGGCTGGCAGGCTCCCGCCGCGCTGGTGGTGCTCGCCGTGGCCGCGGCGGTCGTGCTGCCCCCGCCGCGCAGCCACCAGGCCGCCGCGATCGCCGCGATCCTCGCCACCGTCGGCACCCCGGCGGCGCTCGGCTGGCCCTGGTGGGCGCCGATCGTGCTGGGCCTGACGATCGCCACCGGGTACGCCCTGGCGGCGGCGGTGGCCGAGGATGCCCGGGCCGGGTACACCCGCCTCGCGGTGGCCACCGCCGTCGCGCTGCATGCGCTCGGCGCGAGCCTGGTGCGCCCGTGGACCACCGCCGCGGCCCTCGGCATGATCGCCCTCGTCGGGGCGGCGCTGGTGCTGATGGCGGTGCTGATGACCCAGCAGGCCGAGCAGGCGGACGCGACACCGCCCGCGCACCTCGACGTGCTCGGCGGCGCGGGCGTGCTCGCCGTGCTGCTGGCCGGCCCGGCGGCGCTGGCCGCGTTCGCCGCCAGCGCCGGCAAGGAGCCCGGCGTCCTGCTGACCGCCGCGCTCGGCGGGGTCAGCATCGGGCTGGCGGCGCTGGCCGCGGCCCGCCGCCCCGCCGCGCCCTATCTCGGCTGGGGCACCGTCGGCGTGGCGATCTCCGGCACGCTGATCGCCCTGCTGGCGCTCGCGAACGGGCACCCCGCCGGGGTGTACGCCGCTGCGGCGGTGCTGCTCGTGGTGCTCGCCGAACTGCTCCGCACCACCACCCGCGACCAGCTCGGCCTCACCCCCGAGCGGGTCGCCGTGCGGAAACCGCGCCGGGTGCCCAAGGAGGGGCCGCAGCGCTGGCGCGTCGGGTTCGACACCCGCCAGGAGCTGATCGAGCGCAGCCGGCGCTTCCCGTCGTACCCGGGTGCGATGGCCGCCGCCGCGGCCGCCGCACCGGCCTTCATCTCGCTCACCTCGCTCGCGCCCGCGCTGCACACGGCGCTGGTCCGGCCGTACGACAGCCTGAACGCGATCTGGCAGGGGCCGCCCGCGGCCACCACGGTCGCCACGGACGTCGCCGCGGTGCTGACCGC contains these protein-coding regions:
- a CDS encoding UDP-glucose dehydrogenase family protein, with amino-acid sequence MTFIGTGYLGATYAICYAELGYEVIGFDVDVDKIEKLGKGEVPFHEPGLDEMLRRNLAAGRLRFTTSYQETADFGDVHFICVGTPQRASGLGADLTYVEASVSNLAQHLSRKALIVGKSTVPVGTAEWVEQLVAKHARPELAVEVAWSPEFLQEGFAVDDVMRPNRIVVATKTEWSNSLLHAAHKGVFDLAATEDREVPVVSTDFATAELVKVAANSFLATKISFINAMAEVCEVAGGDITQLARALGYDPRIGNRFLQSGVGFGGGCLPKDIRAFQARAQELGAGEALRFLHEVDLINLRRRQRVLNLAAGLLGRKFGPAGPDLSGARIAVLGATFKPNSDDVRDAPALAVAAMLSRAGAAVHVYDPQGMENAKRALPEVEYAKSMVDAVTDADLVCVLTEWAEFRNADPVALGEVAATKLVVDGRNCLDATAWKSAGWTLRALGRPTV
- a CDS encoding SCO7613 C-terminal domain-containing membrane protein, with the translated sequence MAAATSTCSMCGRERDPSVRCPHCGNTPEQLAAEVSRLNKAIADMNAEDLRLSGERKKLSSKLQAALYQRDILAHAEAQRQKKAAPKQRRWLPRPPGAQAPAAPPGTLPPDAPTTGTTTADESGVPRQAPTVPRERTAPRDGGTRPEGTGRPGGTARREGGTRVAPLPPSLSEPPPEASARSVQNIMLALGSLLLGIAAVVFAAVALSNVAPGIRLTVLALATALLLGIAPSLVRGGLSATAEALAAVGLALLPVDGYLLAQLSLIDTSLMVVAGLVFAATAAIAYLYHRATGLTIPRYAVVIAIQPVLPLLLYDLINGPAGWAVVLTVVAAQNAVLARAVELANVPARPGPPPRLATPATAGAPTTVPPPDTTSDSQAAAGDDTATAARPTRTPGLPEGLATFMRRPETAATATRRSAFWLRELAWVLHGLAIAAATVYAVAALLTADTVPSVLRASATLLLAVGVALVGALMLRRAPLNELAAGAMVLAVIGSAARVAVVALPDRALLVIAAAVAITGLGVRAIPEPTRRGPQLASTLALIVISLFTAGSALRAALAPVTAAWPFGSADVAGFAAEIAQRAGHPGWPLVATIALLTIAAALALPAAWRHETVVAGAALTALAAPASLGLDWVATQWLLAAAAIALLAAGIGVAGIGSAEGGAPWAAATPRAARAHLITSFLVGATAVGVALAHTWSTAGLMVAYTLAGVLLAAAQRVLPTPPATGLLGDAAAGAAAFAAPVAVGTGVLTVFPTAGEQVALAAAFLACAATLALVAARLVAHRRIGTPLSLGAGLGALVVAGAAFGTAGAGVLDAGLGALLLVSAILLALAQSIDSGRRADRALDGADFAAAAVTTALIAALARVAHLVAPQYWLVLSALLVLAVGVAVRLLPQELRRGPVAGSAMAGGILVLIAGYPALAGGIKALALPGELWAADLAPVGGGVEFGWQAPAALVVLAVAAAVVLPPPRSHQAAAIAAILATVGTPAALGWPWWAPIVLGLTIATGYALAAAVAEDARAGYTRLAVATAVALHALGASLVRPWTTAAALGMIALVGAALVLMAVLMTQQAEQADATPPAHLDVLGGAGVLAVLLAGPAALAAFAASAGKEPGVLLTAALGGVSIGLAALAAARRPAAPYLGWGTVGVAISGTLIALLALANGHPAGVYAAAAVLLVVLAELLRTTTRDQLGLTPERVAVRKPRRVPKEGPQRWRVGFDTRQELIERSRRFPSYPGAMAAAAAAAPAFISLTSLAPALHTALVRPYDSLNAIWQGPPAATTVATDVAAVLTAVLLTVAAGIAAVGFGGGPTRAVSVVVPGAAVTLLIAPTGLGLAWPASVLAGLGVFTVCMLSVALTEPPSGDDVDRPVRAARVAVLLLGLIAGGAGLAGALATPGLTIFTFGGAVAVGAVAALGGKSQRARILGWLGAALAAQLFVLTVSLRVGAKPEWAAFGVLGVGAILIVGAALHPRFTRPEALREASAVEWAGYTAGVIALALAVRAPSQVAALLVGWGAVLGIAATRAGRPTAQRRVLFWAAAGSEIAAWWLIMRSADIALPEAYTLPFALLALAVGLLELRQRPQLGSWAAYGPALIAGFGPTVVVVLVTDTNPIREVGLLVAAILTLVIGSRYGQQAPVAIGAAVTVIAALHALTLVGTTWLGVLVGGIVLIVLGANSERRRRATDRYKQLR